Proteins co-encoded in one Zymomonas mobilis subsp. mobilis ATCC 10988 genomic window:
- a CDS encoding accessory factor UbiK family protein, translating into MQTENHLIDDLVKVINGAAGTFVGMGREAENVLKDRLREWIGGLDFVSRDEFETLKMRVEALEAASKKDNA; encoded by the coding sequence ATGCAGACAGAAAACCATCTGATTGATGACCTCGTTAAAGTTATCAATGGCGCGGCCGGTACCTTTGTCGGTATGGGACGCGAAGCTGAAAATGTTTTAAAAGATCGTTTGCGGGAATGGATCGGCGGCCTTGATTTTGTCAGCCGGGATGAATTTGAAACGCTGAAAATGCGCGTCGAAGCCTTGGAAGCCGCTTCTAAAAAAGACAACGCCTGA
- a CDS encoding fumarate hydratase has protein sequence MTVIRQNDLIDSVADALQFIACYHPRDFIQSLYEAYQREENPAAKEALAQILINSRLSAIGKRPMCQDTGIVTVFAEIGMGVRFEGEMTLDEMINEGVRRAYTCPSNRLRYSVVADPDGSRKNTGDNTPAIIHHHLVAGDQVKLRLAAKGGGSEAKTRFAMLNPSDSVVDWVLEQIPHLGAGWCPPGIIGIGIGGNPEKAMEMAKSQAMESIDIHQLQARGPQNHEEALRLELYRKINELGIGAQGLGGLTTVLDVKIESYPTHAANKPIALVPNCAATRHIEITLDGHGAAIMPEIHLDDWPEIAKKSDGAVRRVNIDDITKEEMADWKAGDSLLLSGKILTGRDAAHKRLVDLLDQGQALPVDLENRFIYYVGPVDPVKGEVMGPAGPTTATRMDKFTPRLLAETGLIGMIGKAERGEATIKAIRDNKAAYLIAVGGAAYLISKAIKSARILAFEDLGMEAIYEFEVEDMPVTVAVDSDGQNIHKIAPKKWQAYIQEKACSACLS, from the coding sequence ATGACCGTTATTCGCCAAAATGACCTGATTGATAGTGTTGCCGATGCTTTACAGTTTATCGCTTGCTATCATCCTCGTGATTTTATCCAGTCGCTTTATGAAGCCTATCAGCGCGAGGAAAATCCGGCAGCAAAAGAGGCTCTGGCGCAAATCCTTATCAATTCCCGCCTGTCTGCTATCGGCAAGCGCCCCATGTGTCAGGATACCGGCATTGTCACCGTTTTTGCTGAAATCGGTATGGGAGTGCGTTTTGAAGGCGAAATGACGCTGGACGAGATGATTAATGAAGGCGTGCGACGAGCCTATACCTGCCCTTCCAATCGTCTTCGATATTCAGTGGTGGCCGATCCCGATGGCAGCCGGAAGAATACCGGTGACAATACCCCAGCCATTATTCATCATCATTTAGTCGCAGGCGATCAGGTAAAATTGCGGCTGGCAGCGAAAGGCGGAGGCAGCGAGGCAAAGACCCGTTTTGCGATGCTGAACCCGTCTGATAGCGTTGTGGATTGGGTGTTAGAACAAATTCCCCATTTAGGTGCCGGATGGTGTCCGCCCGGTATTATCGGTATCGGGATTGGGGGTAATCCCGAAAAGGCTATGGAAATGGCCAAATCCCAAGCGATGGAATCTATTGATATTCATCAATTGCAGGCAAGAGGCCCACAAAATCACGAAGAAGCCTTGAGATTAGAATTATATCGTAAGATCAATGAATTGGGGATTGGTGCGCAGGGATTGGGCGGATTGACCACGGTTTTGGATGTCAAAATTGAAAGCTATCCAACCCATGCCGCGAATAAGCCCATTGCCTTGGTACCGAATTGTGCCGCGACCCGTCATATTGAAATCACTTTGGATGGGCATGGCGCAGCGATTATGCCGGAAATTCATTTAGATGATTGGCCAGAAATCGCCAAGAAAAGCGATGGCGCGGTTAGACGGGTCAATATTGACGACATTACTAAAGAAGAAATGGCTGATTGGAAGGCTGGAGACAGCCTATTACTGTCCGGTAAAATCCTGACCGGACGAGATGCTGCCCATAAAAGGCTGGTTGATTTGTTAGACCAAGGGCAAGCCTTGCCTGTCGATCTTGAAAATCGTTTTATCTATTATGTGGGTCCCGTTGATCCGGTTAAAGGCGAAGTGATGGGCCCTGCGGGCCCGACGACGGCCACCCGTATGGATAAATTCACCCCCCGTTTATTAGCCGAAACTGGATTAATCGGCATGATTGGCAAAGCCGAAAGAGGTGAAGCCACGATCAAGGCCATTCGTGACAATAAGGCCGCTTATTTAATTGCGGTCGGGGGTGCGGCTTATCTCATTTCAAAAGCGATCAAATCCGCGAGAATTTTGGCTTTTGAAGATTTGGGTATGGAAGCTATTTATGAATTTGAGGTTGAGGATATGCCCGTTACGGTAGCGGTCGATAGTGACGGCCAAAATATCCATAAAATAGCCCCGAAAAAATGGCAGGCCTATATTCAAGAGAAAGCTTGTTCCGCCTGTTTAAGCTAG
- a CDS encoding YbjN domain-containing protein, which produces MITDEYEFAHDDFGPLEMLEQYFSAHGWTHERQSDDEVIAHFQGSWAQYELRAIWREEDNVLQFLALPDIRVSPDRHAVLYETLGLINEQLWIGHFEMWSTSGIVLFRHAVLLDDDSETALSLIQAGTVVEAAIDECERFYPVFQFVLWANKKPSEAIAAALIETIGEA; this is translated from the coding sequence GTGATTACTGACGAATATGAGTTCGCCCATGATGATTTCGGGCCACTCGAGATGCTGGAACAATATTTTTCGGCACATGGCTGGACTCATGAGCGTCAAAGCGATGATGAGGTGATTGCCCATTTCCAAGGCAGTTGGGCGCAATATGAATTACGGGCAATCTGGCGGGAAGAAGATAATGTCCTTCAATTTCTCGCTTTGCCTGATATTCGGGTTTCACCGGATCGTCACGCTGTCTTGTATGAAACCTTGGGGCTTATCAATGAACAGCTCTGGATTGGCCATTTTGAAATGTGGTCAACTTCCGGCATTGTTCTGTTCCGTCATGCCGTCTTGCTAGATGATGACAGCGAAACGGCACTTTCCTTGATTCAAGCTGGAACCGTGGTCGAAGCCGCCATAGATGAATGTGAACGCTTCTATCCGGTGTTCCAATTCGTGCTTTGGGCAAATAAAAAACCGTCCGAAGCTATTGCCGCTGCCCTGATCGAAACCATCGGGGAAGCCTAA
- a CDS encoding TlyA family RNA methyltransferase: protein MAQKIKKKRVDQQLVEREMVDSLALAQALIMAGEVWNKDRRIEKAGQLLPIDAPLHLKGKGHPWVSRGGIKLAHGLKYFSWTVDNAIGLDVGSSTGGFTDVLLQSGADRVYAVDSGTNQMAWKLRQDDRVILYEQLSARLLTTDHIPEEVDIVVCDVSFISITKLLEIPLSFAKKGGRLLALVKPQFEARKEEVEKGGIVRDPEVRQRVCSEVKAWLEGLGWHVIGLEKSPITGHDGNVEFLLAAEKIG from the coding sequence ATGGCGCAAAAAATAAAGAAAAAACGGGTCGATCAACAACTTGTTGAACGGGAAATGGTTGATAGCTTGGCCTTGGCACAGGCCTTGATTATGGCCGGAGAAGTCTGGAACAAAGACCGTCGTATTGAAAAAGCAGGGCAGCTTCTACCGATTGATGCGCCGTTGCATCTGAAAGGAAAAGGCCATCCTTGGGTTTCTCGCGGGGGGATTAAATTAGCGCATGGCCTAAAATATTTCAGCTGGACGGTCGATAACGCCATAGGGCTGGATGTCGGTTCTTCGACCGGCGGCTTTACCGATGTATTGTTACAATCGGGGGCTGATCGTGTCTATGCGGTAGATTCCGGCACCAATCAAATGGCATGGAAATTACGGCAAGATGATCGGGTTATCCTATATGAACAGCTAAGTGCGCGCTTGCTGACAACAGACCATATCCCCGAAGAAGTTGATATCGTCGTCTGCGATGTCAGCTTTATTTCGATTACCAAACTTTTGGAAATCCCACTTTCTTTTGCCAAAAAAGGCGGTCGTTTATTGGCCTTGGTTAAACCGCAATTTGAAGCCCGAAAAGAGGAAGTCGAAAAAGGCGGCATCGTCCGCGATCCCGAAGTCAGGCAACGAGTCTGTTCAGAGGTTAAAGCATGGCTGGAAGGTCTCGGTTGGCATGTCATAGGCCTCGAAAAAAGCCCTATCACCGGCCATGACGGCAATGTCGAATTTCTGCTTGCCGCTGAAAAAATCGGGTAA